The region TGAATCAAAATTTCGTTGTTGAGAAAATCAGCCTCGGTCAAAGAGTTTTTGCAATGCGCTGCGATCCGGCGAATCTTGCGATGGGTAACTTTGCTGGAAGTCAGGGTTGCAACAATGCCGTTGGCAAAATTCAAAGTAGCCGTAACGTAATCCAGATAGCCCGATCCAGAGGCACGACTACCTGTTGCCGTGAGCTTTACAACAGGGGCACTTGCCAACTCTAGTAACAAGTCGATGTCATGAATCATCAAATCCAAAACTACCGATACATCGTTAGCTCGCTGAGAATAAGGACTCATGCGATGGGCTTCTAGAGCCAGTAGTTCTTCAGTTTTCAATACTTTGCTGAGTTCTTGAAAGGCAGGATTGAACCGTTCAATATGCCCAACTTGCAGAATGCATTGAGATTCGGCCGCTGCATTCACGAGTGATTCTGCTTCAACAATGCTGGCAGCGATCGGTTTTTCCACGAGCACATGGACACCTGCTTGCAGACATGCCATCCCAACCGAATGATGTAATCGGGTAGGAACGGCGATACAAACTGCATCTACGTGCGGTAAGAGGTCATGATAGTCTTCAAAAAAACGCACTCGGTACTTACTTGCCGTATCAATGCCGCGATCAACATTGATATCAGAAACACCCACCATCTCCACGTCCTTCAACAGACTGAGAACACGAGTATGGTGCTGTCCCATGTTACCAACACCTATCACACCCACGCGAATCGGCTCGGGCTGATTCCGCTGTAGAGAACCACTAGGATACCCGACTGATGTATTGTCTTGCACGCCTGTTATCTCCTCCACCACAAAAGGCTAGCTTGTTGCGAAGAGCCACCTTAGCCATCCAGATAGTACCATAGTGACTCTGTTTATGAAGAATTTCAAAGTTAAAGGAAAGTTCCAGGGTGAAATAGAACTTGACAGTCAAGGGAGATGGTGAAATGGTTGAGTATTTCTGCACTCCAGTCAATCAAGTCTCTATTGACTCATCATTTTTTATATCGCTGATGTAGTATTTTGCGGTTTTTGAACACTTTGGTTTTTGATGATTTGGGATGTTAGAAAGTAGGGAACCTTCGTACCATTCTCAATCTTTTGGAGTAGGGTTAGTCTGCTATGAGACGGATGCCTCCCAAAGTAAGATTTGCATCTAGCCGCACCATTGAAGCGATCGCAGTTGTCACTATTCTGGCGTTGTTAGGGTTGACGATTAAACCTTCAACCAAAACAGAGGCAGGAAGTTTGGATACCCCTGCAACAGAGGAGAAGAAATTACAAGCAACCACAACGGCTCGTATTCTGCAGCGCCAGAAGCAACTGCGCCAGATTCGTCCTGATAATTACGATTTAGCTAAGGTGCCGATTAATGCCGAAAATGAGGAGCATTGGCGACATTTATTATGGACAACGGCAGTAGTTGAGCCACGGGAACCATTTGTTGCAGAAGCCTTGAACCAGATTTTGTTGATGACGACTCGTCCAGGATTGTCTGCTTCTCAAGTTCGAACGATCGATCAAGCAATGAAGGTAGGGACTCAGCTTTATCTGAGCGATCCTAATTTTTATGGGTTAGTAGCACAGCGATTTGTGGAAACTATTGAACAAAGCCCGGAGCCTGAATGGGTAGCGGTTGCCCTGTCGGGGTTAGCGAAGGGGAAACTATCTGCCAGTGAGTTGCTGCGTTTGAGTAATACAGCGCGATCGCGATTTCCCGACTGGGCAAACAATGTGCATCTACAAACAACGCTCCAGGATATTGCAGCCATCGACAAAGCTGAAGATTTGCCACCTCTCAGAGACTTGTTAACTTGGGAAATTGCACCCCAGCAGTTGCATCTGTATGTCTTATGTCGAGATGATCGACGGGTGTTATGTCAGGCAGTTTTGAAAGATCGGAAAGGCAACTTTGTGCAACAGGGAGGCAAACTTTGGTCAGTCCCGCTGTTATTAGAATCGATTCATGAACTGGGCTGGAATTTTACTCGGGGACAAACCCCCCAAGGCATTTATCGAATCGAAGGTGTCATTTCTCAACCAGACGATGAATTTTTCCGGGCATACGGTCAGTTTCCCCTGGTGAACCTGTATGTGCCCTTTGAGCAAGGAGCAAAGCAGTTTCTGCCTGGGCGAGCCGGGAGTTTTACAGGCAGTTTAGCAGAGTATCAGACAATGCTTCCTCCTTCGTGGCGAAACCAGCGCTCCCTACATCAGAGCTTTTGGGCGGGGAAAGCTGGGCGGAGTCTGTTCCGCATTCATGGGTCAGGTGAATCAGTCGATTTTTTCCGCGGCAAAGACCGCAACGTGCCAGAAAGCTATAACTGGAATCCTACAATTGGGTGCCTTTCAGCCCGAGAGCTTTATAACGAAAAAGGACAACTAATTCATGCAGATATGCCTAAGATCTTGAAGGCATTGCAGAATGTGGGAGGGAAAAACTTTGCTGGTTACCTGATTGTGGTAAACATGCCTGCATCTGAGACAAAACCTGTGTCGCTGCAAACAATTGAAGCTGCAATTAACCAACCTGCCCAGAGATCGCGCCAAACCCGCAAGCCTGGCGCAAAATCAGCAGCAAAAAAAACACCATCTACTCAAACTAGTGTGTTACTCACAAAATCAGTCGAATCTTCTCGCAAAATCAGACTTCAGGTCGCACAATTGGTCAATCAAACAAAGCGTTTGGAATCAATCACTGCAGCTAAGGAGAAACCAGCGATCACCTCATCAGCAACGCCTCCATCGGCAACGGAGTTGAAACCGCTGCCAGTTGCTTACTGAGCCTATAATCAAAAAACATTTAGGTGTCGAGATGACGTTCCCTGTGGCAACATCGGCAGAGATGCTTGCTCTCAGTTCTGAGAATTGGTTAGAACTGACCCGTCGGCTTGGGTTAGCAGTTTTAGTCGGGGGTGCAATCGGCTGGGATAGGCAAGCAACTGGTAAGGCAGGTGGCATGAGAACTCATATGCTGGTAAGCTTGGGTGCTGCTCTGTTTGTCATGGTTCCATTACACCTAGGGGCATCAGCAGATGGGCTAAGCCGAGCAATCCAGGGAATTGCTACGGGGATTGGCTTTTTGGGTGCGGGAGAGATTGTGCATCGCAGTTTAGAAACGGGAAAGCTGAAAGTCAAAGGGCTAACTTCAGCTGCATCCATTTGGGTTACGGCAGGGCTGGGAGTGCTAGCTGGTTGTGGACTCTGGCAGGCAAGTATAGTAGCAACTCTACTAGCTTTAGTCATTCTGGTCCTGGCAAAACGGCTAGAGCGATATTTACCAGACAGTCCTGATGATTAAAGTCGTTTGCGAAGGGTGAAGCATGGAAGTTGGTGTCAACCGGATCACAACAATAATTGGGATGGTAAAGCATTGAAGCTTGGAAAGTTACCAACGGAGCTATGGATAAATGCCCTGTGGGTGCTGGGACTTTTGCTTGCGGCACTGGTACTTTTTCTAATTGGTCTGGGAAACTTGCCCTTGCGGGATTGGGATGAAGGCATCGTGGCACAGGTGGCGCGGGATATCTGGCGATCGCAAACAGGACAATCTCCCCATTCCTTGACCTGGTTATATCCCACCATTGGGGGTACACCCTATCTGAATAAACCAACCCTGGTGCATTCGCTTATTGCCCAGTGTTTTGCGCTAGGTGGGGTGAACGAATGGATGGCACGGTTACCCGGAGCCTTGCTTTCTGCACTTTCGGTGCCGTTACTGTATGGCATTGGGCGAGAGATTTTTTTGCGGCGAACACCAGCTGTATTTGCAGCACTGATTTACTTAACCCTGCTACCTGTTGCGCGGCATGGACGGCTGGCGATGTTGGATGGAGCGCTGGTCTGCTTTTTTTTGTTGATGATTTACTGTCTACTGAGATCGCGGCGGGATTTGCGCTGGGGTTTGGGAGTGGGCATTGGGTTCGGACTCGCCTGCCTGACAAAAGGAGCCGTTGGGTTATTGCTGGGCGCGATCGCAGTAGTCTTCATCCTGTGGGATACTCCCCGATTGCTAAACTCTAGCTACCTCTGGATTGGGATATTGCTAGGTAGTGCGCCTGTTCTGGGCTGGTATTGGGCACAGTGGACACGATACGGTTCGTTATTTTTGGGAGCAAACCTGGTCAACCAATCCTTCAGCCGCCTCTGGGCATCAGTCGAGGGAAATCAGGGTCCTATCTGGTATTACTGTTTGGAAATTCTCAAGTACTCGTTGCCCTGGCTGGTGTTTTTCCCACAGGGGTTCAGGTCAGCATGGGAACACCGCAATCTGGGTTGGGCAAAGCTGGTGCTGGTCTGGAGTGGAGTCTACTTTCTGGTCGTATCACTAATGCAGACCAAACTCCCCTGGTACATCATGCCTTTGTACCCAGCGTTAGCACTGGCGGGTGGGGTGACACTTACCCGCGTGTGGGATGCGGGCGCTATTTACGGTGTGCGGCATCTACCACGAGAGCGCTATCCCGTTGCCTGGATGATCTTGTTTGGGTTGATGGCAACAGTGGGCTGGGGAGCCAGTATTTATCTGGGTGTTTTGAGTGAGACCCCACAGATTTCCCTGTCAATGTTGCTGGGGGCGCTTGCCTTGACATTGAGCGTGGTGACGATCTTGCTACTCCAGCATGATCCGCAATTTATCCTGGTGTTGTTTTGGGGGATGTATCTTTTGCTGGTAATGCTGATGATATCTCCTTACTGGTTGTGGGAATTGCAGGAATCCTTCGCTGTAAAACCCGTTGCCAGTTTGATTCAGCAATACACTCCAACTGGACAAGAAGTGGTGATGTCCTATCCCTACAGTCGCCCATCGCTAAATTTTTATAGCGATCGCTCTGTTGTGTCAGTCAAGGATTTTTATGCAGTTCGTGGGATTTCCCTTGCAACTCCCGCCGCGATCGCCCGCTACTGGCAAGATATTCCCAACCCTTACGTGCTAGTAGATCGTGCCACGCTGCAAGAGGCATCGTTGAAATCTGTACGGCAACTGGGAGAGGCAGAAAACTTTCTGTTAATTACTCGTGAGCAGTAGTTGCTTATGAATCATTTCTGCATCGCCTCGTGAAAAAACAAACAGGATGGATATACCCGAAAATGGGTAATTGTGGCGCTGCTATTGGAGACTAACCTTTTTGGTTTTTCGGGATTGCTTCTACAGACACCAGCCAGAAACCAGAAGCAGGCAGGAAAATCGCGGGATTGAGTTGAACTCCCTGGGCGATTGCTGGCGAGAGCAGATTAAGATAGTTAAAGAACACCCACACGAAGGGCACTCCATGACGGCTACCCTGTTTAAGTCTTCTCCTCGTGCTACCCTCAATACCCCAACCGTCCACCGCCTTCCCAGTGGGCTAACAATCATTGCCGAGCAAATGCCGATTGAAGCAGTCAATCTCAACATCTGGTTGAATGTGGGATCAGCACTGGAAACTGATGCTATTAATGGCATTGCACATTTCCTTGAACACATGGTTTTTAAGGGAACTGCTACTCTTACCAGCGGCGAGTTTGAGCAGCGGATTGAGCAACGGGGAGCCGTAACCAATGCCGCCACCAGTCAAGACTATACGCATTACTACATCACGACTGCACCCAAGGATTTTGCAGAACTGGCACCGCTACAAGTTGATGTGGTGATGAATCCCAGCATTCCAGATGATGGCTTCGAACGGGAACGCCATGTTGTGCTGGAGGAAATTCGGCGATCGCAGGATAATCCCCGTCGTCGAACCTATCAATACGCCAGTGAAGTGACCTTTGAGCGATTGCCTTATCGCCGTCAGGTGTTGGGATCGGCTGCCGTGATTGAACAACTCACACCTCAGCAAATGCGAGATTTCCATGCTCAGTGGTATCAGCCCCAGGCAATCACGGCTGCAGTTGTGGGCAACCTACCAGTAGATGAATTGATTCAGATTGTTGAAGCCAGCTTTCAACATTCTGCGCCACTGAATTGCCATCCACATTCAACCTTTGCCAATCCCAAAGTAGTTCTCACACCTGAACCTGCTTTTACTCAGATCGTGCGACGTGATGTAACAGATCCCACACTGCAACAGGCACGACTGGTGATGGTCTGGCGGGTTCCTGGCTTAAACGACTTGGAGGATACCTATGCACTGGATGTGCTGGCATCAGTGTTGGGGCGAGGACGAACTGCCCGCCTAGTGCAGGATTTACGAGAAGAACGAGGGTTAGTCTCTAGCATTTCTGCCAGTAACATCACTTATCAGCATCAAGGCTCGTTTTACATTTCAGCCCAGTTGCCGGAAGAAAATCTGACAATCGTTGAGCAAGCGATCGCGGAGCATATTCAACGTCTGCAAACGGATGGCATTACTGAATTCGAAATTGCCAAAGTCCGCACCCGCACTGCAAATCATTTCATCTTTGGTAATGAAACTCCCAGCGATCGCGCTGGTCTCTATGGCTACTATCACTCCCTGCTGGGCGATCTCAACCCTGCAATCTACTATCCCGATCACATCCGCGCTTTAGACGTGGAGGATATGCGAGTAGCTGCCCAAACTTATCTCTCGCCTGAAGCCTATGGCATCGTCACCATCCGACCACAGCAGGAAGAAAGTTCCTTGACACCCAACTCTTAACAACTCTTAAATGGTTTCCACACTCTGCGCCTGCAACTGTCACATATACCACTGTGACACCATAATTGATTTGCCATGTTGGAAGAACATCATCACGTTGTAGGGGTTAAATATGGCTGTTGGCTTCCTGAGTTTTTCGGTTGGTTTGTCCATCCTGGTTCTGTTGGTGTTTGGCATCTTGCAATGGCTGCATATTCCATCCGGCAGTTTTCTTGATTGGTTGATTGGGGCTGCCAGCTTTTGGTGGTTGACCGTGATTGTGACTGTCCCGTGGAATATTTACTTTGAGGCAAAAGCAGTTCTGGCAGATGCGGCAGAATCGCAGCAAAAAGGAATCCCTGTTGAGCAACAGCAGGTGGATTACGCTGCAACAATCACCCAACGATCGCTGCTGGTAGCAATTACACTGCATGTTCTGTCTGCAATTGGGCTGTATGGTCTGGCAGCAATGGGTATCAGTGCTATTGGGTATCTTAGTTCTGGAGCAGCACTGCTACTAACGGCATTGCGCCCCGCAGTGGGATTATATGCCTATCTGGCAAACCGGTTGGGGGCAATTCGGCAAATGTTGCGCTATCCTCGTGAAGACGTGGTAGAGCTACGCGATCGCTTGATGCGCTTAGAAGCCAATGTAACGCAACTGGAGTATCAACTGAATCTGGAACATGCAGATAGCTTTGCAGCAACGCAACAACGCCTGCTGACTGCATTACGACAGGATTTGACTCAACTTGCCAGTGCCCAAGAAGATTTAAAAGTGACGAATCAAGTAGAGCACGAACGCTTGTCGCGGGAAGCCCGGAATGCGATCGCTCAACTCAGCATCGATGGGCAGGTATTGGATCATGTCCGCGAAATTGTGCGCTTTTTCAAAAACGCCTAGCAGGCTGGTTGGGAACTATGCTGAGTCAAGATATTGTCGATACAGTGAAGAGATAAGGTAACGCAGAGACGTGCTAGCAGAATGAATCCATCGACCGAGTTTTTAACCCCAGAAGAATGCGCTGAGATAGACAAAGCGCTTCTCACCTCCCACGACAAGTTCACCACGCGAGTCGCAATCTACGCCCTGCGATCGCTGAAACAAATCGCCCAGCAAGAAGGAGTAGCGATCGCCAACCTGCAACCGACGCATATTGAAAACTGGATTTATCAAGATCCAAGCTTGCAGAAAGGATTGGATCACCAGTTTCGGCAGTTCTTCTCCAGGTTGGTCATTTCTTCAATGCAACCTTTGCTCTCAGCCGCCCAGGAACTAAACACAGACGTAGAACAGCTAACTGTCCCGCAAGTGATTGCCTGGTTTGAAAAAGCAGCAAAACTGAAGCTGTAAATTCAGGGGGTCGTGCTTCTTGAGCATCTGTCGAAATTTCTGCAAATGCTTTTACGCGCCTTGATGATCTGATGATCTAGAGTTCGACCCATTCTTGATGCCGTTTTTCTCCTTGCCATTTGTCTCCGGTTCAGTATTTAAGACTTCCGGTTCCAGCAACATGCGGTAAAGCTGGCGTCGGAAAG is a window of Leptolyngbyaceae cyanobacterium JSC-12 DNA encoding:
- a CDS encoding putative dehydrogenase (IMG reference gene:2510097153~PFAM: Oxidoreductase family, NAD-binding Rossmann fold; Oxidoreductase family, C-terminal alpha/beta domain) gives rise to the protein MQDNTSVGYPSGSLQRNQPEPIRVGVIGVGNMGQHHTRVLSLLKDVEMVGVSDINVDRGIDTASKYRVRFFEDYHDLLPHVDAVCIAVPTRLHHSVGMACLQAGVHVLVEKPIAASIVEAESLVNAAAESQCILQVGHIERFNPAFQELSKVLKTEELLALEAHRMSPYSQRANDVSVVLDLMIHDIDLLLELASAPVVKLTATGSRASGSGYLDYVTATLNFANGIVATLTSSKVTHRKIRRIAAHCKNSLTEADFLNNEILIHRQTTAQCMADYGQVLYRQDGLIEKVYTSNIEPLHAELEHFVACVRGGHQPSVGGEQALKALRLASLIEQMALDGQAWQQREVELSNSSHSVLAV
- a CDS encoding hypothetical protein (IMG reference gene:2510097154) — encoded protein: MRRMPPKVRFASSRTIEAIAVVTILALLGLTIKPSTKTEAGSLDTPATEEKKLQATTTARILQRQKQLRQIRPDNYDLAKVPINAENEEHWRHLLWTTAVVEPREPFVAEALNQILLMTTRPGLSASQVRTIDQAMKVGTQLYLSDPNFYGLVAQRFVETIEQSPEPEWVAVALSGLAKGKLSASELLRLSNTARSRFPDWANNVHLQTTLQDIAAIDKAEDLPPLRDLLTWEIAPQQLHLYVLCRDDRRVLCQAVLKDRKGNFVQQGGKLWSVPLLLESIHELGWNFTRGQTPQGIYRIEGVISQPDDEFFRAYGQFPLVNLYVPFEQGAKQFLPGRAGSFTGSLAEYQTMLPPSWRNQRSLHQSFWAGKAGRSLFRIHGSGESVDFFRGKDRNVPESYNWNPTIGCLSARELYNEKGQLIHADMPKILKALQNVGGKNFAGYLIVVNMPASETKPVSLQTIEAAINQPAQRSRQTRKPGAKSAAKKTPSTQTSVLLTKSVESSRKIRLQVAQLVNQTKRLESITAAKEKPAITSSATPPSATELKPLPVAY
- a CDS encoding putative membrane protein (IMG reference gene:2510097155~PFAM: MgtC family), with protein sequence MTFPVATSAEMLALSSENWLELTRRLGLAVLVGGAIGWDRQATGKAGGMRTHMLVSLGAALFVMVPLHLGASADGLSRAIQGIATGIGFLGAGEIVHRSLETGKLKVKGLTSAASIWVTAGLGVLAGCGLWQASIVATLLALVILVLAKRLERYLPDSPDD
- a CDS encoding PMT family glycosyltransferase, 4-amino-4-deoxy-L-arabinose transferase (IMG reference gene:2510097156~PFAM: Dolichyl-phosphate-mannose-protein mannosyltransferase); this encodes MKHGSWCQPDHNNNWDGKALKLGKLPTELWINALWVLGLLLAALVLFLIGLGNLPLRDWDEGIVAQVARDIWRSQTGQSPHSLTWLYPTIGGTPYLNKPTLVHSLIAQCFALGGVNEWMARLPGALLSALSVPLLYGIGREIFLRRTPAVFAALIYLTLLPVARHGRLAMLDGALVCFFLLMIYCLLRSRRDLRWGLGVGIGFGLACLTKGAVGLLLGAIAVVFILWDTPRLLNSSYLWIGILLGSAPVLGWYWAQWTRYGSLFLGANLVNQSFSRLWASVEGNQGPIWYYCLEILKYSLPWLVFFPQGFRSAWEHRNLGWAKLVLVWSGVYFLVVSLMQTKLPWYIMPLYPALALAGGVTLTRVWDAGAIYGVRHLPRERYPVAWMILFGLMATVGWGASIYLGVLSETPQISLSMLLGALALTLSVVTILLLQHDPQFILVLFWGMYLLLVMLMISPYWLWELQESFAVKPVASLIQQYTPTGQEVVMSYPYSRPSLNFYSDRSVVSVKDFYAVRGISLATPAAIARYWQDIPNPYVLVDRATLQEASLKSVRQLGEAENFLLITREQ
- a CDS encoding putative Zn-dependent peptidase (IMG reference gene:2510097157~PFAM: Peptidase M16 inactive domain; Insulinase (Peptidase family M16)), with the translated sequence MTATLFKSSPRATLNTPTVHRLPSGLTIIAEQMPIEAVNLNIWLNVGSALETDAINGIAHFLEHMVFKGTATLTSGEFEQRIEQRGAVTNAATSQDYTHYYITTAPKDFAELAPLQVDVVMNPSIPDDGFERERHVVLEEIRRSQDNPRRRTYQYASEVTFERLPYRRQVLGSAAVIEQLTPQQMRDFHAQWYQPQAITAAVVGNLPVDELIQIVEASFQHSAPLNCHPHSTFANPKVVLTPEPAFTQIVRRDVTDPTLQQARLVMVWRVPGLNDLEDTYALDVLASVLGRGRTARLVQDLREERGLVSSISASNITYQHQGSFYISAQLPEENLTIVEQAIAEHIQRLQTDGITEFEIAKVRTRTANHFIFGNETPSDRAGLYGYYHSLLGDLNPAIYYPDHIRALDVEDMRVAAQTYLSPEAYGIVTIRPQQEESSLTPNS
- a CDS encoding hypothetical protein (IMG reference gene:2510097158); this translates as MAVGFLSFSVGLSILVLLVFGILQWLHIPSGSFLDWLIGAASFWWLTVIVTVPWNIYFEAKAVLADAAESQQKGIPVEQQQVDYAATITQRSLLVAITLHVLSAIGLYGLAAMGISAIGYLSSGAALLLTALRPAVGLYAYLANRLGAIRQMLRYPREDVVELRDRLMRLEANVTQLEYQLNLEHADSFAATQQRLLTALRQDLTQLASAQEDLKVTNQVEHERLSREARNAIAQLSIDGQVLDHVREIVRFFKNA
- a CDS encoding hypothetical protein (IMG reference gene:2510097159), whose protein sequence is MNPSTEFLTPEECAEIDKALLTSHDKFTTRVAIYALRSLKQIAQQEGVAIANLQPTHIENWIYQDPSLQKGLDHQFRQFFSRLVISSMQPLLSAAQELNTDVEQLTVPQVIAWFEKAAKLKL